One part of the Paroedura picta isolate Pp20150507F chromosome 5, Ppicta_v3.0, whole genome shotgun sequence genome encodes these proteins:
- the LIN37 gene encoding protein lin-37 homolog isoform X3 — MPPCFGGDREPEENMLHAKVKIEKPDLETANARNRLDAALQCLLEKGDVDREQMEEDSGKTTSDALSKDSSPTAPGKRPSARFSHHRRKKRKETDDGLAEGGQQKQNTYVIKLFDRSVDLAQFSESTPLYPICRAWMRNSPMVREQERSPSPTLPTLPEDEEGVEGLNGKGQDVYKLPPPTSCPTNTSGDPVNLRIPSPLEPEEEAKGAVDTAPDPVPSMSSLIYKNMEQWKKIRQRWKEASHKNQLRYAESMKILKEMYERQ; from the exons atgcctccatgcttcgGTGGAGATAG GGAGCCTGAGGAGAACATGTTGCATGCAAAAGTGAAAATAGAGAAGCCAG ATCTAGAGACAGCCAATGCACGAAACCGTCTTGATGCTGCGCTACAGTGTCTGCTGGAGAAGGGTGATGTCGACCG ggagcagatgGAAGAAGACTCCGGAAAGACAACATCAGATGCACTCAGCAA GGACTCCTCACCTACAGCCCCGGGGAAAAG GCCTTCGGCCAGGTTCTCTCACCACCGCcgaaagaagaggaaggagacagATGACGGCCTTGCCGAGGGCGGCCAGCAGAAACAAA atACTTACGTCATCAAGCTGTTTGACCGGAGCGTGGACCTGGCCCAGTTCTCCGAGAGTACCCCGTTGTACCCCATCTGTCGGGCCTGGATGCGCAACAGCCCCATGGTGCGGGAGCAAGAGCGGTCTCCCAGCCCAACTCTGCCCACCCTGCCAGAGGATGAAGAG GGGGTTGAGGGGCTGAACGGGAAGGGTCAGGATGTCTACAAGCTGCCGCCTCCGACCTCCTGCCCAACAAACACCTCAGGGGATCCCGTGAACCTGCGTATCCCTTCCCCACTGGAGCCCGAGGAAGAAGCCAAGGGGGCTGTTGACACG gctcccgATCCAGTGCCGTCCATGTCCTCCCTCATCTACAAGAACATGGAACAGTGGAAGAAGATTCGACAGAG GTGGAAAGAGGCCTCTCACAAGAACCAGCTGCGCTATGCAGAGAGCATGAAGATCTTGAAAGAGATGTATGAGCGGCAGTGA
- the LIN37 gene encoding protein lin-37 homolog isoform X1, producing the protein MHSCERGLEKGSRGTREPEENMLHAKVKIEKPDLETANARNRLDAALQCLLEKGDVDREQMEEDSGKTTSDALSKDSSPTAPGKRPSARFSHHRRKKRKETDDGLAEGGQQKQNTYVIKLFDRSVDLAQFSESTPLYPICRAWMRNSPMVREQERSPSPTLPTLPEDEEGVEGLNGKGQDVYKLPPPTSCPTNTSGDPVNLRIPSPLEPEEEAKGAVDTAPDPVPSMSSLIYKNMEQWKKIRQRWKEASHKNQLRYAESMKILKEMYERQ; encoded by the exons ATGCATTCTTGCGAACGGGGTCTAGAGAAGGGGAGCAGGGGGACAAG GGAGCCTGAGGAGAACATGTTGCATGCAAAAGTGAAAATAGAGAAGCCAG ATCTAGAGACAGCCAATGCACGAAACCGTCTTGATGCTGCGCTACAGTGTCTGCTGGAGAAGGGTGATGTCGACCG ggagcagatgGAAGAAGACTCCGGAAAGACAACATCAGATGCACTCAGCAA GGACTCCTCACCTACAGCCCCGGGGAAAAG GCCTTCGGCCAGGTTCTCTCACCACCGCcgaaagaagaggaaggagacagATGACGGCCTTGCCGAGGGCGGCCAGCAGAAACAAA atACTTACGTCATCAAGCTGTTTGACCGGAGCGTGGACCTGGCCCAGTTCTCCGAGAGTACCCCGTTGTACCCCATCTGTCGGGCCTGGATGCGCAACAGCCCCATGGTGCGGGAGCAAGAGCGGTCTCCCAGCCCAACTCTGCCCACCCTGCCAGAGGATGAAGAG GGGGTTGAGGGGCTGAACGGGAAGGGTCAGGATGTCTACAAGCTGCCGCCTCCGACCTCCTGCCCAACAAACACCTCAGGGGATCCCGTGAACCTGCGTATCCCTTCCCCACTGGAGCCCGAGGAAGAAGCCAAGGGGGCTGTTGACACG gctcccgATCCAGTGCCGTCCATGTCCTCCCTCATCTACAAGAACATGGAACAGTGGAAGAAGATTCGACAGAG GTGGAAAGAGGCCTCTCACAAGAACCAGCTGCGCTATGCAGAGAGCATGAAGATCTTGAAAGAGATGTATGAGCGGCAGTGA
- the LIN37 gene encoding protein lin-37 homolog isoform X2: MHSCERGLEKGSRGTREPEENMLHAKVKIEKPDLETANARNRLDAALQCLLEKGDVDREQMEEDSGKTTSDALSKDSSPTAPGKRPSARFSHHRRKKRKETDDGLAEGGQQKQNTYVIKLFDRSVDLAQFSESTPLYPICRAWMRNSPMVREQERSPSPTLPTLPEDEEGLNGKGQDVYKLPPPTSCPTNTSGDPVNLRIPSPLEPEEEAKGAVDTAPDPVPSMSSLIYKNMEQWKKIRQRWKEASHKNQLRYAESMKILKEMYERQ, translated from the exons ATGCATTCTTGCGAACGGGGTCTAGAGAAGGGGAGCAGGGGGACAAG GGAGCCTGAGGAGAACATGTTGCATGCAAAAGTGAAAATAGAGAAGCCAG ATCTAGAGACAGCCAATGCACGAAACCGTCTTGATGCTGCGCTACAGTGTCTGCTGGAGAAGGGTGATGTCGACCG ggagcagatgGAAGAAGACTCCGGAAAGACAACATCAGATGCACTCAGCAA GGACTCCTCACCTACAGCCCCGGGGAAAAG GCCTTCGGCCAGGTTCTCTCACCACCGCcgaaagaagaggaaggagacagATGACGGCCTTGCCGAGGGCGGCCAGCAGAAACAAA atACTTACGTCATCAAGCTGTTTGACCGGAGCGTGGACCTGGCCCAGTTCTCCGAGAGTACCCCGTTGTACCCCATCTGTCGGGCCTGGATGCGCAACAGCCCCATGGTGCGGGAGCAAGAGCGGTCTCCCAGCCCAACTCTGCCCACCCTGCCAGAGGATGAAGAG GGGCTGAACGGGAAGGGTCAGGATGTCTACAAGCTGCCGCCTCCGACCTCCTGCCCAACAAACACCTCAGGGGATCCCGTGAACCTGCGTATCCCTTCCCCACTGGAGCCCGAGGAAGAAGCCAAGGGGGCTGTTGACACG gctcccgATCCAGTGCCGTCCATGTCCTCCCTCATCTACAAGAACATGGAACAGTGGAAGAAGATTCGACAGAG GTGGAAAGAGGCCTCTCACAAGAACCAGCTGCGCTATGCAGAGAGCATGAAGATCTTGAAAGAGATGTATGAGCGGCAGTGA
- the LIN37 gene encoding protein lin-37 homolog isoform X4 → MLHAKVKIEKPDLETANARNRLDAALQCLLEKGDVDREQMEEDSGKTTSDALSKDSSPTAPGKRPSARFSHHRRKKRKETDDGLAEGGQQKQNTYVIKLFDRSVDLAQFSESTPLYPICRAWMRNSPMVREQERSPSPTLPTLPEDEEGVEGLNGKGQDVYKLPPPTSCPTNTSGDPVNLRIPSPLEPEEEAKGAVDTAPDPVPSMSSLIYKNMEQWKKIRQRWKEASHKNQLRYAESMKILKEMYERQ, encoded by the exons ATGTTGCATGCAAAAGTGAAAATAGAGAAGCCAG ATCTAGAGACAGCCAATGCACGAAACCGTCTTGATGCTGCGCTACAGTGTCTGCTGGAGAAGGGTGATGTCGACCG ggagcagatgGAAGAAGACTCCGGAAAGACAACATCAGATGCACTCAGCAA GGACTCCTCACCTACAGCCCCGGGGAAAAG GCCTTCGGCCAGGTTCTCTCACCACCGCcgaaagaagaggaaggagacagATGACGGCCTTGCCGAGGGCGGCCAGCAGAAACAAA atACTTACGTCATCAAGCTGTTTGACCGGAGCGTGGACCTGGCCCAGTTCTCCGAGAGTACCCCGTTGTACCCCATCTGTCGGGCCTGGATGCGCAACAGCCCCATGGTGCGGGAGCAAGAGCGGTCTCCCAGCCCAACTCTGCCCACCCTGCCAGAGGATGAAGAG GGGGTTGAGGGGCTGAACGGGAAGGGTCAGGATGTCTACAAGCTGCCGCCTCCGACCTCCTGCCCAACAAACACCTCAGGGGATCCCGTGAACCTGCGTATCCCTTCCCCACTGGAGCCCGAGGAAGAAGCCAAGGGGGCTGTTGACACG gctcccgATCCAGTGCCGTCCATGTCCTCCCTCATCTACAAGAACATGGAACAGTGGAAGAAGATTCGACAGAG GTGGAAAGAGGCCTCTCACAAGAACCAGCTGCGCTATGCAGAGAGCATGAAGATCTTGAAAGAGATGTATGAGCGGCAGTGA
- the HSPB6 gene encoding heat shock protein beta-6 — MDITIHHPWMRRPFGFPSLFPPRLFDQRFGEGLLESDLFSGMNTLSPYYARVPHIPDTGLSEVKMDKDKFSVHLDVKHFSPEELNVKVMGDYVEVHARHEERPDEHGYISREFHRRYMIPKGVDPASVTSALSPDGVLTITAPVAQGALPQERNIPISRQDKPAVTGK; from the exons ATGGACATCACCATCCACCACCCTTGGATGCGGCGGCCCTTCGGCTTCCCTTCGCTCTTCCCGCCGCGCCTCTTCGACCAGCGCTTCGGCGAGGGGCTGCTGGAGTCCGACCTGTTCTCCGGCATGAATACGCTCAGCCCTTACTACGCGCGCGTCCCTCACATCCCGGACACCGGGCTCTCGGAG GTCAAGATGGATAAAGACAAGTTCTCGGTCCACTTGGATGTGAAGCACTTTTCGCCCGAGGAGTTGAACGTGAAAGTGATGGGGGACTACGTCGAAGTGCACGCCAGGCACGAGGAGCGCCCG gaTGAACATGGCTACATCTCCCGGGAGTTTCACCGCCGCTACATGATCCCCAAGGGGGTTGACCCAGCTTCGGTCACTTCGGCACTGTCTCCAGACGGGGTGCTCACCATCACAGCCCCTGTTGCCCAGGGCGCCCTTCCACAGGAGCGCAACATCCCCATTAGCCGCCAGGATAAACCCGCGGTTACTGGAAAGTAG